The Daucus carota subsp. sativus chromosome 2, DH1 v3.0, whole genome shotgun sequence genome includes a window with the following:
- the LOC108208451 gene encoding uncharacterized protein LOC108208451 isoform X2, giving the protein MRSMDCIGLVADKFCILLTREDTVANKLNVPIKFCSKYSNLLHDEMELQLRNGYILPVQIDLVSSEMMGLLCFFKHFDLKGGEYMIFEYFGRFKFNVYIIGSDGSEIRYPEMNNCLPAIVTIGDGGWRFVKFRVEGDGVIDEIDPPVGFIERCGFALPDRIIFVLSNGKKFAGSYNRESGCFSGLSSMFRILGIENLKGVSKFLFTYDGTEVVSICAFDSENYEIVFPGTPLDFG; this is encoded by the exons ATGAG ATCTATGGATTGTATCGGTCTTGTAGCTGATAAGTTCTGCATTCTACTAACGCGTGAAGACACTGTGGCTAATAAATTG AATGTTCCCATTAAATTCTGCTCAAAGTACAGTAATTTGTTACATGATGAAATGGAACTCCAATTGCGTAATGGCTATATCTTACCTGTTCAAATTGATTTAGTGAGTTCAGAAATGATGGGCCTTCTCTGTTTTTTCAAGCATTTTGACTTGAAAGGTGGGGAGTATATGATTTTTGAGTACTTTGGACGTTTTAAGTTCAATGTTTATATAATTGGTAGTGATGGTTCGGAGATTCGATACCCGGAAATGAACAATTGTCTACCTGCAATAG TTACAATAGGCGATGGTGGTTGGCGTTTTGTCAAATTTCGTGTTGAGGGTGATGGGGTCATCGATGAAATT GATCCTCCTGTTGGGTTCATTGAGCGTTGTGGTTTTGCTTTGCCTGATcgtataatatttgttttgagtAATGGAAAGAAGTTTGCTGGTTCATATAATCGTGAGTCTGGCTGTTTCAGTGGTTTGAGTTCTATGTTTCGTATATTAGGAATAGAGAATTTGAAAGGTGTGAGCAAGTTCTTATTTACTTATGATGGGACAGAAGTTGTTTCAATCTGTGCATTTGATTCAGAAAACTATGAGATTGTGTTCCCAGGAACACCCCTTGATTTTG GGTGA
- the LOC108208451 gene encoding uncharacterized protein LOC108208451 isoform X1 → MRSMDCIGLVADKFCILLTREDTVANKLNVPIKFCSKYSNLLHDEMELQLRNGYILPVQIDLVSSEMMGLLCFFKHFDLKGGEYMIFEYFGRFKFNVYIIGSDGSEIRYPEMNNCLPAIVTIGDGGWRFVKFRVEGDGVIDEIDPPVGFIERCGFALPDRIIFVLSNGKKFAGSYNRESGCFSGLSSMFRILGIENLKGVSKFLFTYDGTEVVSICAFDSENYEIVFPGTPLDFDADGYDPIIGKFFRVTAESKHMFDDSFRVDISNEFDDLCLEWPACHCINVYSGSACWRLLIRRREDSHCSTIVDGWQKFRDDLGLKIGHVCVFQCPYKSYDQFRIRVWMNNEDY, encoded by the exons ATGAG ATCTATGGATTGTATCGGTCTTGTAGCTGATAAGTTCTGCATTCTACTAACGCGTGAAGACACTGTGGCTAATAAATTG AATGTTCCCATTAAATTCTGCTCAAAGTACAGTAATTTGTTACATGATGAAATGGAACTCCAATTGCGTAATGGCTATATCTTACCTGTTCAAATTGATTTAGTGAGTTCAGAAATGATGGGCCTTCTCTGTTTTTTCAAGCATTTTGACTTGAAAGGTGGGGAGTATATGATTTTTGAGTACTTTGGACGTTTTAAGTTCAATGTTTATATAATTGGTAGTGATGGTTCGGAGATTCGATACCCGGAAATGAACAATTGTCTACCTGCAATAG TTACAATAGGCGATGGTGGTTGGCGTTTTGTCAAATTTCGTGTTGAGGGTGATGGGGTCATCGATGAAATT GATCCTCCTGTTGGGTTCATTGAGCGTTGTGGTTTTGCTTTGCCTGATcgtataatatttgttttgagtAATGGAAAGAAGTTTGCTGGTTCATATAATCGTGAGTCTGGCTGTTTCAGTGGTTTGAGTTCTATGTTTCGTATATTAGGAATAGAGAATTTGAAAGGTGTGAGCAAGTTCTTATTTACTTATGATGGGACAGAAGTTGTTTCAATCTGTGCATTTGATTCAGAAAACTATGAGATTGTGTTCCCAGGAACACCCCTTGATTTTG ATGCTGATGGTTATGATCCTATAATTGGCAAATTTTTCAGGGTGACGGCGGAAAGTAAGCATATGTTTGACGACTCCTTCCGAGTT GACATTTCTAATGAGTTTGATGACCTGTGTTTGGAGTGGCCGGCCTGCCATTGTATTAATGTATATTCTGGTAGTGCATGTTGGAGGCTTCTAATACGCCGAAGGGAAGACTCCCATTGTTCCACAATTGTAGATGGTTGGCAAAAGTTTCGTGATGATCTGGGGCTGAAAATTGGCCATGTTTGTGTATTCCAATGCCCTTACAAATCTTATGACCAGTTTAGGATTCGAGTTTGGATGAATAATGAAGACTACTAA
- the LOC108206555 gene encoding cyclic dof factor 2 has translation MSCLSHHFLLFLLPTTTALSQLQTKLTITRSSPETEKKKTIFSSFDFLDKQIKKDMSEVKDPSIKLFGKTIQRFDALLHHDKLISSSKDPIQNTPIHLDGKFMKTKEQGECIELIDEDPRTPDSSAEELIGQETSSGMTEDPKIPNDNKETVSLETDNKEDQSDLSNSDGKTLKKPDKLLPCPRCNSMDTKFCYYNNYNISQPRHFCKGCHRYWTAGGTMRNVPVGSGRRKSKSSTASLYRHILTSDAVQVARAEAANRINHPTASVLTFGSEPPLCESMASSLFLANKSQNCVKIGFNSDKQQTPVTYRNGENADDYSCGSSSTVPNPIEKGFSGGPESVLPTTVQGSPVHVPCFPMPPWPYPWNNAVQWRPQTPPTTGPSVYPVSFYPPPPYWGCMVPNSWNMPYPSQQPSSPNHPALRSSPNSLTLGKHSRDGGMLRPSQPGMGDPLNKKDPIRRLLVPKTLRINQSIGAAQSSKWPTLGIKTGNTDSGTGASLTNAFLPRATKKNHIMETSQVLQANPAAMTRSSNFHETT, from the exons ATGTCATGTCTCTCCCACCACTTCCTCCTATTTCTTTTGCCTACTACTACTGCTCTGTCGCAACTGCAAACCAAACTAACAATTACAAGAAGCTCCCCTgagacagaaaaaaaaaaaacaatctttTCTTCCTTTGATTTTCTTGACAAACAGATCAAGAAAGACATGTCAGAAGTTAAGGACCCTAGTATCAAGTTGTTTGGCAAAACCATTCAAAGGTTTGATGCTCTTCTGCATCATGATAAGCTCATCTCCTCTTCTAAG GATCCAATTCAAAATACTCCAATTCATTTAGACGGAAAGTTCATGAAAACTAAAGAACAAGGTGAATGTATTGAATTGATAGACGAGGACCCCAGAACACCTGATAGTTCTGCAGAAGAGTTGATAGGCCAGGAAACATCATCAGGTATGACTGAAGATCCTAAAATACCCAACGACAACAAAGAAACCGTTTCACTTGAAACAGATAATAAAGAAGATCAAAGTGACTTGAGCAACTCTGATGGAAAGACACTGAAAAAGCCTGACAAATTACTCCCTTGTCCCCGATGCAACAGCATGGACACAAAATTCTGTTACTACAACAATTACAATATTAGCCAGCCTCGCCATTTCTGCAAAGGCTGTCACAGGTACTGGACAGCTGGAGGTACAATGAGAAACGTGCCTGTTGGTTCTGGTCGTCGCAAGAGCAAAAGCTCCACGGCTTCACTTTATCGTCATATATTGACTTCAGATGCAGTCCAAGTAGCTAGGGCTGAAGCTGCAAATAGGATCAACCATCCCACTGCCAGCGTCCTAACGTTTGGCTCAGAACCGCCACTCTGTGAATCCATGGCCTCTTCATTGTTCCTTGCCAATAAATCACAAAACTGTGTCAAAATCGGATTTAACAGTGACAAGCAACAAACTCCAGTAACTTATAGAAATGGAGAAAATGCAGATGATTATTCCTGTGGATCTTCTAGCACAGTTCCCAATCCAATCGAGAAGGGATTTAGTGGTGGTCCGGAATCAGTACTACCAACCACTGTGCAGGGATCACCTGTCCATGTACCTTGCTTTCCTATGCCTCCTTGGCCATATCCATGGAATAATGCTGTTCAATGGAGGCCTCAGACACCACCTACTACTGGTCCTTCAGTATATCCTGTATCTTTCTATCCACCGCCGCCCTACTGGGGTTGCATGGTACCAAATTCTTGGAACATGCCATATCCATCTCAACAACCATCATCACCAAACCACCCTGCCCTTAGGTCCAGTCCCAATTCGCTTACACTGGGAAAACATTCCAGGGATGGAGGCATGTTACGACCATCACAGCCAGGAATGGGAGATCCCTTGAACAAAAAGGATCCAATAAGACGCTTGCTGGTTCCCAAGACCTTAAGGATTAATCAATCAATTGGAGCTGCTCAAAGCTCTAAATGGCCAACCTTAGGAATCAAGACTGGAAATACTGATTCAGGCACTGGGGCTAGCCTGACTAATGCCTTCTTGCCTAGAGCCACCAAGAAGAATCACATAATGGAAACATCTCAGGTATTGCAAGCAAACCCTGCAGCCATGACTCGGTCATCTAACTTCCATGAGACCACATAA